In one window of Arachis ipaensis cultivar K30076 chromosome B06, Araip1.1, whole genome shotgun sequence DNA:
- the LOC107646397 gene encoding hevamine-A-like: MATTYIPIFSMVIFILTVGSDAGGISIYWGQNGNEGTLAETCATGNYEYVNIAFLYSFGNGRIPRLNLAGHCDPYSNNGCANLSTDIKQCQAKGIRVLLSIGGGPGGYTLASTEDARQLATFLWNNFLGGQSSTRPLGEAVLDGIDFDIEGGTNQHWDELARYLSGYNNKGKKVYLTAAPQCPFPDAWLGNALQTGLFDYVWIQFYNNPPCQYSSGGIANLENAWKQWTTQVPATKIFLGLPAAPQAAGSGFISPSNLTSEVLPVIKGATKYGGVMLWSKYYDDQTGYSSSINGQV; encoded by the coding sequence ATGGCAACAACTTATATACCAATTTTCTCAATGGTGATATTCATCCTAACAGTGGGATCTGATGCTGGGGGAATTTCCATTTATTGGGGTCAGAATGGAAATGAAGGTACCTTGGCAGAAACTTGTGCCACAGGAAACTATGAGTATGTGAACATTGCTTTTCTTTACAGTTTTGGCAATGGACGAATTCCCAGGCTAAACCTTGCAGGCCATTGTGATCCATACAGCAACAATGGCTGCGCGAATTTAAGCACCGACATAAAGCAGTGTCAAGCCAAAGGCATCAGAGTTTTGCTTTCAATTGGAGGAGGACCTGGAGGCTACACCCTTGCATCAACAGAGGATGCTAGGCAACTTGCCACTTTCCTTTGGAATAACTTCTTGGGAGGACAGTCATCGACACGTCCACTAGGCGAGGCTGTTTTGGATGGCATTGACTTTGACATTGAAGGAGGAACAAACCAACATTGGGATGAGCTTGCAAGGTATCTTTCAGGATAcaacaacaaaggcaagaaggTTTACTTGACTGCAGCACCTCAATGTCCTTTCCCTGATGCATGGCTTGGAAATGCCCTTCAGACCGGTCTTTTCGACTATGTTTGGATTCAGTTCTACAACAATCCTCCATGTCAGTACTCTTCTGGAGGCATTGCCAATCTTGAGAATGCATGGAAGCAATGGACTACACAAGTACCTGCCACTAAAATATTCTTAGGCCTCCCAGCAGCACCACAGGCAGCTGGAAGCGGCTTCATTTCGCCAAGTAACCTGACATCAGAAGTACTTCCGGTAATTAAGGGTGCCACAAAGTATGGGGGTGTCATGTTGTGGTCCAAGTACTACGATGATCAAACTGGATATAGTTCATCCATAAATGGCCAAGTCTAG
- the LOC107645734 gene encoding germin-like protein subfamily 1 member 7 isoform X1, protein MKAIYFLVGLLALASSFASAYDPSPLQDFCVALNDTQNAVFVNGNFCKDPKVVVAEDFFKHVDPGNVVNKLGSNVTPVSVNELPGLNTLGISLARLDFAPKGLIPPHTHPRATEILTVVEGTLFVGFVTSNQNNTNRLFTKVLNKGDVFVFPIGLIHFQFNVGYGNAVAISGLSSQNPGVITIANAVFGSTPPISPEVLTKAFQVDKKVINYLEKQF, encoded by the exons ATGAAAGCAATCTACTTCCTTGTTGGTTTGTTGGCTTTGGCATCCTCTTTTGCATCAGCCTATGATCCCAGTCCACTGCAAGATTTCTGTGTGGCTCTCAATGACACCCAAAATGCTG TATTTGTGAATGGAAACTTTTGCAAAGACCCTAAAGTTGTAGTAGCTGAAGATTTCTTCAAGCATGTAGATCCTGGGAATGTTGTCAACAAACTTGGCTCAAACGTGACTCCTGTCAGTGTTAACGAACTACCCGGACTTAACACACTCGGCATATCACTTGCTCGCCTAGATTTTGCACCTAAGGGTTTAATCCCTCCTCACACTCACCCTCGAGCCACAGAGATTTTGACTGTTGTTGAAGGCACTCTCTTTGTTGGATTTGTCACTTCCAATCAAAACAACACCAACCGTCTTTTTACTAAAGTGCTCAACAAGGGTGATGTGTTTGTGTTCCCAATTGGTCTCATTCATTTCCAATTCAACGTGGGTTATGGCAACGCTGTTGCTATTTCTGGTCTTAGCAGTCAGAATCCAGGTGTTATCACAATTGCAAATGCTGTTTTTGGATCCACTCCACCTATTTCTCCTGAAGTTTTGACTAAAGCTTTTCAAGTGGATAAAAAAGTAATCAACTACCTTGAAAAACAGTTCTGA
- the LOC107645734 gene encoding germin-like protein subfamily 1 member 7 isoform X2, producing the protein MKAIYFLVGLLALASSFASAYDPSPLQDFCVALNDTQNAVFVNGNFCKDPKVVVAEDFFKHVDPGNVVNKLGSNVTPVSVNELPGLNTLGISLARLDFAPKGLIPPHTHPRATEILTVVEGTNRLFTKVLNKGDVFVFPIGLIHFQFNVGYGNAVAISGLSSQNPGVITIANAVFGSTPPISPEVLTKAFQVDKKVINYLEKQF; encoded by the exons ATGAAAGCAATCTACTTCCTTGTTGGTTTGTTGGCTTTGGCATCCTCTTTTGCATCAGCCTATGATCCCAGTCCACTGCAAGATTTCTGTGTGGCTCTCAATGACACCCAAAATGCTG TATTTGTGAATGGAAACTTTTGCAAAGACCCTAAAGTTGTAGTAGCTGAAGATTTCTTCAAGCATGTAGATCCTGGGAATGTTGTCAACAAACTTGGCTCAAACGTGACTCCTGTCAGTGTTAACGAACTACCCGGACTTAACACACTCGGCATATCACTTGCTCGCCTAGATTTTGCACCTAAGGGTTTAATCCCTCCTCACACTCACCCTCGAGCCACAGAGATTTTGACTGTTGTTGAAGG CACCAACCGTCTTTTTACTAAAGTGCTCAACAAGGGTGATGTGTTTGTGTTCCCAATTGGTCTCATTCATTTCCAATTCAACGTGGGTTATGGCAACGCTGTTGCTATTTCTGGTCTTAGCAGTCAGAATCCAGGTGTTATCACAATTGCAAATGCTGTTTTTGGATCCACTCCACCTATTTCTCCTGAAGTTTTGACTAAAGCTTTTCAAGTGGATAAAAAAGTAATCAACTACCTTGAAAAACAGTTCTGA
- the LOC107645732 gene encoding protein ABIL1, which produces MVMEQQRATTFDEVSMERSKNFVFALQELKNLRPQLYSAAEYCEKSYLNSDHKQMVLDNLKDYAVRALVNAVDHLGTVAYKLTDLLDQQTLDVSTMDLKISTLNQRLLTCKIYTDKEGLRQQQLLAFIPRHHKHYILPNHVNRKVHFSPRNKMDARQNQIQTRNRLQSSGTPVAKTLSWHLASETKSTLKKRTSHASAKTKDPNFSAKTSGVFHLLDNEESTRMKPAAQTQLPNGIPNYTTAIQTTGVMGRDAFEGSKPTTGFRSFDIRNQPETLQVPNRSKSVLSAFFVKQKMPKLKTGSIS; this is translated from the exons ATGGTGATGGAGCAGCAGAGGGCCACCACATTCGACGAAGTGTCAATGGAGCGAAGCAAGAACTTCGTCTTCGCCTTGCAG GAACTGAAGAACCTGAGGCCGCAACTTTATTCTGCTGCCGAATACTGTGAAAAGTCTTATCTCAATAGTGATCACAAACAAAT GGTGCTTGATAACTTGAAAGATTATGCTGTAAGAGCCCTTGTGAATGCCGTTGATCATCTTGGAACCGTTGCTTACAAGTTAACTGACCTTCTTGACCAGCAAACATTGGATGTCTCAACCATGGACTTGAAGATATCTACTCTGAATCAG AGACTTCTTACATGCAAAATTTACACCGACAAGGAAGGTCTACGGCAACAGCAGTTGTTGGCTTTCATTCCTAGACACCATAAACACTATATTTTGCCGA ATCATGTCAATAGAAAGGTACATTTCAGTCCACGCAACAAGATGGATGCAAgacaaaatcaaattcaaaccagAAATCGTCTTCAATCTTCAG GTACCCCTGTGGCAAAGACCCTTTCATGGCATTTAGCATCAGAAACTAAGTCTACCTTGAAAAAACGGACATCCCATGCTTCAGCAAA AACGAAGGACCCAAATTTTTCTGCCAAGACATCTGGAGTTTTTCACCTTTTAG ACAATGAAGAGAGTACACGGATGAAACCTGCAGCACAAACTCAATTACCAAATGGAATTCCTAATTATACTACAGCCATCCAGACTACAGGTGTCATGGGCAGG GATGCATTTGAGGGTTCCAAACCCACGACAGGTTTCAGGTCATTTGACATTCGAAATCAGCCGGAGACGCTCCAAGTTCCCAATCGCAGCAAAAGCGTGCTATCCGCCTTCTTTGTCAAGCAGAAGATGCCTAAATTGAAGACTGGATCCATCTCATGA
- the LOC107645733 gene encoding uncharacterized protein LOC107645733, with protein MTMALVIHSSEMFIAPKFPCNPNPNPIKFHSFKPVAVRSSARGLKACCEVKDCAVLELEQNLRLYGEFSGAVKLGRKEEEEEKQKYYVNMGYAIRTLREDFPQIFFKEPSFDVYRDDIVFKDPLNTFVGIQKYKSLLWALRFHGRIFFRALSIDVISVWQPVENVIMVRWSVHGILRIPWESRGRFDGTSEYKLDRKGKIYEHRVDNIAPNTPHHKFRVLRVEELIQSIGCPSTPKPTYFETSSSTNRT; from the exons ATGACCATGGCACTCGTTATCCATTCCTCCGAAATGTTCATTGCCCCCAAATTTCCGTGTAATCCGAATCCAAACCCTATCAAATTCCACAGCTTTAAGCCCGTGGCAGTTAGGTCAAGTGCAAGAGGATTAAAAGCTTGTTGTGAAGTGAAGGATTGTGCGGTTTTGGAATTGGAACAGAATTTGAGGTTGTACGGTGAGTTCTCGGGTGCTGTGAAGTTGGGgaggaaagaagaagaggaggaaaagCAGAAGTACTACGTGAATATGGGATATGCCATCCGAACTCTGAGGGAAGATTTTCCCCAAATCTTCTTCAAGGAACCTAGCTTCGATGTCTACAG GGATGATATTGTATTTAAAGATCCTTTGAATACCTTTGTTGGCATCCAGAAATACAAATCGCTGTTGTGGGCATTACGATTTCATGGCAGAATATTTTTCCGAGCTTTGTCGATTGACGTAATCAGTGTGTGGCAGCCTGTTGAGAATGTGATCATGGTTCGGTGGAGTGTTCACGGGATTCTGCGAATTCCATGGGAGAGTCGTGGTAGGTTTGATGGGACCTCTGAGTACAAACTTGACAGGAAAGGCAAGATTTATGAGCACCGGGTTGACAACATTGCTCCAAATACACCTCATCATAAATTTAGAGTGCTAAGAGTGGAAGAATTGATTCAATCCATTGGCTGCCCCTCAACCCCAAAACCAACTTATTTTGAAACATCGTCATCTACAAATAGAACTTGA